A portion of the Luteimonas galliterrae genome contains these proteins:
- a CDS encoding Lrp/AsnC family transcriptional regulator, which yields MELDRFDRQLLNLIQDDAAQTAERLAEQVALSPSAIQRRLRRLREQGVIVRDAAVVDPRKVGRPTFFIVSLQVERERPELLAQLRTWLAAQAPIQQVFYVTGEADFVLVITAPDTETYDGLMARMVADNPNVRRFTTNVALSVVKQGMTIPVPLEAPG from the coding sequence ATGGAACTCGACCGTTTCGATCGCCAGCTGCTCAACCTGATCCAGGACGACGCCGCGCAAACCGCCGAGCGCCTGGCCGAACAGGTCGCGCTATCGCCTTCGGCGATCCAGCGCAGGCTGCGGCGACTGCGCGAACAGGGCGTGATCGTGCGCGATGCCGCGGTCGTCGATCCGCGCAAAGTCGGGCGCCCCACTTTCTTCATCGTCTCGCTGCAAGTCGAACGCGAACGGCCGGAACTGCTCGCCCAGTTGCGTACCTGGCTCGCTGCGCAGGCGCCGATCCAGCAGGTGTTCTACGTGACCGGCGAAGCCGATTTCGTACTGGTCATCACCGCGCCCGACACCGAGACCTACGACGGGCTGATGGCGCGCATGGTCGCCGACAATCCGAACGTGAGGCGGTTCACCACGAATGTCGCGCTGAGCGTGGTCAAGCAGGGAATGACGATCCCGGTTCCGTTGGAAGCTCCCGGATAG
- a CDS encoding glutathione S-transferase family protein has protein sequence MKLLYQTHSPYARKALVFAHEAGIAGRIGVVHQETSPTRRNERVFAENPLGKVPVLLRPGLPPIFDSDVICAYFDTLHDGRPLIPADGEARWQALRLQAVAQGLADAGIAIRWETVRRPQALRYPPLRDGYADKLRSSYDWLERELDAAASIHVGHIALATALDWLEFRELPGFRERRPRLAAWFDAFAARPSMRATPLSGETHD, from the coding sequence ATGAAACTGCTCTACCAGACGCATTCGCCTTACGCGCGCAAAGCGCTCGTGTTCGCCCACGAAGCCGGCATCGCCGGCCGCATCGGCGTCGTCCATCAAGAAACCAGCCCGACGCGCCGCAACGAACGGGTCTTCGCCGAAAACCCGCTCGGCAAGGTGCCGGTGCTGTTGCGGCCGGGGCTGCCGCCGATCTTCGATTCCGACGTGATCTGCGCCTACTTCGACACGCTCCACGACGGGCGCCCGTTGATTCCGGCGGATGGCGAAGCGCGTTGGCAGGCCTTGCGCCTGCAGGCCGTGGCGCAGGGCCTGGCCGACGCCGGCATCGCGATCCGCTGGGAAACGGTGCGCCGGCCGCAGGCGTTGCGTTATCCGCCGCTGCGCGACGGATACGCCGACAAGTTGCGCTCCAGCTACGACTGGCTGGAGCGGGAACTGGATGCCGCCGCGTCGATCCATGTCGGTCACATCGCGCTGGCGACTGCGCTGGACTGGCTCGAATTCCGCGAGCTGCCGGGTTTCCGCGAACGTCGCCCCCGACTCGCGGCATGGTTCGATGCTTTCGCGGCCAGGCCGTCGATGCGGGCGACGCCGCTGTCGGGCGAAACCCACGACTAG
- a CDS encoding organic hydroperoxide resistance protein translates to MSIEKVLYRATVTATGGRDGRARSSDGTLDLQLATPRELGGAGGEGTNPEQLFAAGYSACFIGALKFVAAREKVALPADASIEGSVGIGQIAGGFGIEAELKISLPGLPREQAEALVQQAHLVCPYSNATRGNIDVTLTVV, encoded by the coding sequence ATGTCCATCGAAAAAGTCCTGTACCGCGCCACCGTCACCGCCACCGGCGGCCGCGACGGGCGCGCGCGCTCGTCCGACGGCACCCTCGACCTGCAGCTGGCCACGCCGCGCGAACTCGGCGGCGCCGGCGGCGAAGGCACCAACCCCGAGCAGTTGTTCGCGGCCGGCTATTCGGCCTGTTTCATCGGCGCGCTGAAATTCGTGGCCGCGCGCGAGAAGGTCGCGCTGCCGGCGGATGCGTCGATCGAAGGCAGCGTAGGCATCGGCCAGATCGCCGGCGGCTTCGGCATCGAGGCCGAACTCAAGATCTCGCTGCCGGGCCTGCCGCGCGAGCAGGCCGAAGCGCTGGTGCAGCAGGCGCATCTGGTTTGCCCCTACTCCAACGCCACGCGCGGGAATATCGATGTGACGCTGACGGTCGTTTGA
- a CDS encoding MarR family winged helix-turn-helix transcriptional regulator: MSKRPAPARTKPQPSLKLEDQLCFAVYSAGRAMNKAYRPLLEPLGLTYPQYLVMMVLWAGDGLTVSEIGERLLLDSATLTPLLKRLQAAGLVTRTRARDDERQVLIALTASGRALKAKAAGVPAGIFRASGCSAAELSRTKASLDALRANLQAHV; encoded by the coding sequence ATGAGCAAGCGACCCGCGCCCGCCCGGACCAAGCCCCAGCCCTCCCTGAAGCTGGAAGACCAGCTGTGCTTCGCGGTGTATTCGGCCGGGCGCGCGATGAACAAGGCCTACCGGCCCCTGCTCGAACCGCTCGGCCTGACCTATCCGCAGTACCTGGTGATGATGGTGCTGTGGGCCGGCGACGGCCTCACGGTGTCGGAAATCGGCGAGCGCCTGCTGCTGGATTCGGCGACGCTGACGCCGCTGCTCAAGCGTCTGCAGGCCGCGGGCCTGGTGACGCGGACGCGCGCGCGAGACGACGAGCGCCAGGTGCTGATCGCGTTGACCGCGTCGGGACGCGCGCTGAAAGCGAAAGCCGCGGGCGTGCCTGCCGGGATCTTCCGCGCCAGCGGCTGCTCGGCCGCCGAGCTGTCGCGTACCAAAGCGTCGCTGGATGCGCTGCGCGCCAACCTGCAGGCCCACGTCTGA
- a CDS encoding FadR/GntR family transcriptional regulator, translating to MTDNRLYQSLAAELMKLIDSGEFPPGSRLPGERDLAERFGVSRVTVREAEIALEARGVLSIRIGSGVYVRQRTDVLGSLPDVSAFDVTAARSVIEAEAAALAASRITDEEIRELEVLLEAMSQPDASDQAAGEADRAFHMRIAQITGNPVIEYIVRSIWRMRDELPQVTTVYARVCHHDADDRMREHGAILDALRARDPSAARRTMHHHFQRLFEAMLEATESDALAEVRRRTEQHRERFLAAIRA from the coding sequence ATGACAGACAACCGCCTCTACCAGTCCCTTGCGGCCGAACTGATGAAGCTGATCGATTCGGGCGAATTCCCGCCCGGATCGCGGCTGCCGGGCGAGCGCGACCTGGCCGAACGCTTCGGCGTGAGCCGGGTGACGGTGCGCGAGGCGGAAATCGCGCTCGAGGCGCGCGGCGTGCTGTCGATCCGGATCGGCTCGGGCGTCTACGTCCGGCAACGCACCGACGTGCTGGGCTCCCTGCCGGACGTGTCCGCCTTCGACGTGACCGCAGCGCGCTCGGTGATCGAAGCCGAAGCCGCGGCGCTCGCCGCCAGCCGCATCACCGACGAGGAGATCCGCGAGCTGGAAGTGCTGCTCGAGGCCATGTCGCAACCCGATGCGAGCGACCAGGCCGCAGGCGAAGCCGACCGCGCGTTCCACATGCGCATCGCCCAGATCACCGGCAACCCGGTCATCGAGTACATCGTGCGTTCGATCTGGCGCATGCGCGACGAACTGCCGCAGGTCACGACGGTGTACGCGCGCGTTTGCCACCACGACGCAGACGACCGCATGCGCGAGCACGGCGCGATCCTGGACGCGCTGCGCGCGCGCGATCCCTCGGCTGCGAGGCGGACAATGCACCACCACTTCCAGCGCTTGTTCGAAGCGATGCTCGAAGCCACCGAGAGCGATGCGCTGGCCGAAGTGCGCCGCCGCACCGAGCAGCACCGCGAACGCTTCCTGGCGGCCATCCGGGCCTGA
- a CDS encoding TonB-dependent receptor — translation MRQRQASNHPRRFQRSGLASALFVALWAGAHAGVSFAQEAAAPPAEPAADQNAPAQPPASAQTATDPTQLDSVVVTGIRASIQSSIQTKRDATVISDALSAKDIGDLPALSIGEAIETITGASTHREKGGATEISIRGLGPFLGSATFNGREATNGSGDRSVNFNQFPSELINTVQIYKTQQADFIEGGVAGTINMETVKPLSFGERRIQLEGRATYADYDSKLDDGAGVGWRGTASYLDQFEFANGGKLGLSLGVQSLEGSNPEEVAATSSTWTACDATQVPSSGNCPDVVPGDENAGSTPFYLMPNGRTYRQLVEHDKRDAVFAALQWQPNDTMEVNFDYQWSDRTFSEDRNELVLPDGRRNIDNVVAGADGTVHSFTGQSGIETNSNYKVRAEEYEGAGLNFQWRPSASWLFSTDFAYSHTLRTENDWITRLRADDEDINGEDVAGINGARYVDYSYGHRGDVPSMIIDPAFDITRWENFSDVPRLRRDEALREHTLRAFRFDGSYFPEGGFFTAVKAGVRYAQSDYRDYDDRVEINADRDLVRDANLACRTAFPQDDFLDEASGNTIQRWATFDSRCLFGALSGVDDTGRNADLRNPANNDIGEKTQAIYLMGEFASEWFGLPVTGNFGARWVKTDVRSLGLRSGLDVVRNGDGTITVEPTGEFDTQVVKASNDVLLPSFNAALELTDDKVLRVGVYRAMARPDLSALGAGRTIEVEDGEFGSIEDAIDSIAATGNPRTKPLLSWNGDVSFEWYPNPDSLLSAAIYYKQFTGGDIPTVIDETFVIDGETVVVPVEQYATTDKKSDLFGVEFTGSHRFSYLPAPFDGLGVKVSYNYADSNFENHDLRLGDQLDPETGAVTPGLVEPANIFGLSEHVASGSVYWTLGSVDLQAIYKYRSEYYQRFVGAPSQNRYIHGGSTVDFRAGWRANEHLSFSLEASNLTDEPRISDMPVYGNFHEYHGYGRRYYFGVRYRF, via the coding sequence ATGCGCCAGCGACAAGCGTCGAACCATCCACGTCGATTCCAACGATCCGGTCTGGCCAGCGCGCTGTTCGTCGCGCTTTGGGCCGGCGCGCATGCCGGGGTGTCGTTCGCCCAGGAAGCGGCGGCCCCGCCGGCCGAGCCGGCCGCCGACCAGAATGCGCCGGCCCAGCCGCCCGCCTCCGCGCAGACCGCGACCGACCCGACGCAACTGGATTCGGTCGTCGTCACCGGCATCCGCGCCTCGATCCAGTCCTCGATCCAGACCAAGCGCGACGCGACGGTGATCTCCGACGCGCTGTCGGCCAAGGACATCGGCGACCTGCCGGCGCTGTCCATCGGCGAGGCGATCGAAACCATCACCGGCGCGTCCACCCATCGAGAGAAAGGCGGCGCGACCGAGATTTCGATACGCGGCCTGGGCCCGTTCCTCGGCTCGGCGACTTTCAACGGCCGCGAAGCGACCAACGGCAGCGGCGACCGTTCGGTGAACTTCAACCAGTTCCCCTCCGAACTGATCAACACGGTGCAGATCTACAAGACCCAGCAGGCCGACTTCATCGAAGGCGGCGTGGCGGGCACGATCAACATGGAGACGGTCAAGCCCCTGTCCTTCGGCGAGCGCCGGATCCAGCTGGAGGGCCGCGCGACCTATGCCGACTACGACAGCAAGCTCGACGACGGCGCCGGCGTCGGCTGGCGCGGTACCGCCAGCTATCTCGACCAGTTCGAATTCGCCAACGGCGGCAAACTTGGCCTCTCGCTGGGCGTGCAGAGCCTGGAAGGCAGCAATCCGGAGGAAGTCGCCGCCACCAGTTCCACCTGGACCGCATGCGACGCGACCCAGGTGCCGTCCAGCGGCAACTGCCCCGACGTCGTTCCGGGCGACGAGAACGCCGGCAGCACGCCGTTCTACCTGATGCCCAACGGCCGCACCTATCGCCAGCTGGTCGAACACGACAAGCGCGACGCGGTATTCGCCGCCCTGCAATGGCAGCCCAACGACACGATGGAAGTGAACTTCGACTACCAATGGTCGGACCGCACTTTCAGCGAGGACCGCAACGAACTGGTCCTGCCCGACGGGCGCCGCAACATCGACAACGTCGTCGCGGGCGCGGACGGGACGGTGCATTCGTTCACCGGACAGAGCGGCATCGAGACCAACTCCAATTACAAGGTGCGGGCCGAGGAGTACGAGGGCGCCGGGCTCAATTTCCAATGGCGTCCGAGCGCTTCCTGGCTGTTCTCGACCGACTTCGCGTATTCGCACACGCTGCGCACCGAGAACGACTGGATCACGCGGCTGCGCGCCGACGACGAGGACATCAACGGCGAAGACGTCGCCGGCATCAACGGCGCGCGCTACGTCGATTACAGCTACGGCCACCGCGGCGACGTGCCTTCGATGATCATCGACCCGGCCTTCGACATCACCCGCTGGGAGAACTTCAGCGATGTGCCGCGCCTGCGCCGCGACGAGGCGCTGCGCGAACACACGCTGCGCGCGTTCCGCTTCGACGGCAGCTACTTCCCGGAAGGCGGCTTCTTCACCGCAGTCAAGGCCGGCGTGCGCTATGCGCAGTCCGATTACCGCGACTACGACGACCGCGTCGAGATCAACGCCGACCGCGACCTGGTTCGCGACGCGAACCTGGCCTGCCGCACCGCCTTCCCGCAGGACGATTTTCTCGACGAGGCCAGCGGCAACACGATCCAACGCTGGGCCACTTTCGACTCGCGCTGCCTGTTCGGCGCCCTCTCCGGCGTCGACGATACCGGGCGCAACGCCGACTTGCGCAATCCCGCCAACAACGACATCGGAGAGAAAACGCAGGCGATCTATCTGATGGGCGAATTCGCATCGGAATGGTTCGGTCTACCGGTGACGGGCAACTTCGGCGCCCGCTGGGTCAAGACCGATGTGCGCTCGCTGGGATTGCGCAGCGGCCTGGACGTGGTGCGCAACGGCGACGGTACGATCACGGTCGAGCCCACCGGCGAGTTCGACACCCAGGTGGTCAAGGCCTCCAACGACGTGCTATTGCCCAGCTTCAACGCGGCGCTCGAATTGACCGACGACAAGGTACTGCGCGTGGGCGTGTACCGCGCGATGGCCCGGCCTGACCTGAGCGCGTTGGGCGCCGGCCGTACGATCGAAGTGGAGGACGGCGAGTTCGGCAGCATCGAGGACGCGATCGACAGCATCGCGGCCACCGGCAACCCGCGCACCAAGCCGCTCCTGTCCTGGAACGGGGACGTTTCGTTCGAGTGGTATCCCAATCCGGATTCGCTGCTCAGCGCCGCCATCTACTACAAGCAGTTCACCGGCGGCGACATCCCGACCGTGATCGACGAGACCTTCGTGATCGACGGCGAAACCGTGGTGGTGCCGGTCGAGCAATACGCTACGACCGACAAGAAGAGCGATCTGTTCGGCGTCGAGTTCACCGGCTCGCATCGCTTCTCGTACCTGCCCGCCCCGTTCGACGGGCTGGGCGTCAAGGTCAGCTACAACTACGCCGACTCCAACTTCGAAAACCACGACCTTCGGCTCGGCGACCAGCTCGACCCCGAAACGGGCGCCGTCACGCCCGGATTGGTCGAGCCGGCAAACATCTTCGGCCTGTCCGAGCACGTCGCATCGGGATCCGTGTATTGGACGTTGGGGTCCGTGGACCTGCAGGCGATCTACAAATACCGCTCGGAGTACTACCAGCGCTTCGTCGGCGCGCCGTCGCAGAACCGCTACATCCACGGCGGCAGCACGGTGGATTTCCGCGCCGGTTGGCGCGCCAACGAGCACCTGTCGTTCTCGCTGGAGGCGTCCAACCTGACCGACGAGCCGCGGATTTCGGACATGCCGGTGTACGGCAACTTCCACGAGTACCATGGCTACGGCCGGCGCTACTATTTCGGCGTCCGGTACCGCTTCTGA
- a CDS encoding chondroitinase-B domain-containing protein, producing the protein MPALKAIFCAAAWLLAIAAQAHAGERLVRDQAAYAEALRELKPGDSIVLADGEWRDFQVLFTGNGAAGKPITLTAQTPGKVVLTGRSNLRMAGEYLVVSNLVFRDGWSPTGEVFAFRRSPEQRANHSRATGIVIDRFNNPDRRQSDHWVSLYGYGNRFDHGHLIGKDNAGTTLVVVRDPQQGLENRHRIDHNWFGPRPNLGSNGGETIRIGTSHDSLSDSRTVVEDNWFEGCDGEVEIVSNKSGGNVYRRNVFYRSQGALVLRHGDGNRVEDNVFLGGGKPHTGGVRVINRRQTVRNNHFEGLRGDGFASALSVMYGVPNSPINRYTQVDGAVIEGNTFVDVDSILLGAGKDEERSLAPANSRFEKNLIVGKEDPLRVLGDMSGVAVGGNRHCARSTHNPSPTGRGVGVRIRRRDDVTDCVPIEASRFAMQSEAASASPHPHPALRATFSRGEKPAAADVGARDSKPIPREDVGVPWYPKEAATAGFDTGAVRQAAPGEDTLSQAVASASAGDRIVLAPGRYRVNEVLPVAHALTVAGPARGVATIAFSRSVLFEIARGGSLKLDRLTVTGEDAPDQAGNAVIRTRPGSGAANYALLLEDVKIDGLTVNRAFDVIALGKDTLADAVTLRGVEVDGITGSVLAAASETDDRGTYNAERVTIEDSRFSRIGGPAVDLYRGGTDESTFGPELRIARSQFDRVGGADAPSLRLHGVQRAELVGNEFKRSGAVRFVRTVGEPMLLAGGNRFTDTPGIASDVPVGAAQ; encoded by the coding sequence GTGCCTGCCTTGAAAGCGATCTTCTGCGCTGCCGCATGGCTGCTGGCCATCGCTGCGCAGGCGCATGCCGGCGAACGGCTCGTTCGCGATCAGGCCGCCTACGCCGAAGCGCTGCGCGAACTGAAACCGGGCGACAGCATCGTGCTCGCCGATGGCGAATGGCGCGACTTCCAGGTCCTGTTCACCGGCAACGGCGCAGCGGGCAAGCCGATCACGCTGACCGCGCAGACGCCGGGCAAAGTCGTACTGACCGGCCGCTCCAACCTGCGCATGGCGGGCGAATACCTGGTGGTGTCCAACCTGGTGTTCCGCGACGGCTGGTCGCCGACCGGCGAGGTGTTCGCGTTCCGCCGCTCTCCGGAGCAGCGCGCCAACCACAGCCGCGCCACCGGCATCGTGATCGATCGCTTCAACAATCCCGACCGCCGCCAGTCCGATCATTGGGTGTCGCTGTACGGCTACGGCAACCGCTTCGACCACGGCCACCTGATCGGCAAGGACAACGCCGGCACCACTTTGGTAGTGGTGCGGGACCCGCAGCAGGGGCTCGAGAACCGCCATCGCATCGACCACAACTGGTTCGGGCCGCGGCCGAACCTGGGTTCGAACGGCGGCGAGACGATACGCATCGGCACCAGCCACGACTCGCTGAGCGATTCGCGGACCGTGGTCGAGGACAACTGGTTCGAAGGCTGCGACGGCGAGGTCGAGATCGTCTCCAACAAATCGGGCGGCAACGTCTACCGCCGCAACGTCTTCTACCGTTCGCAGGGCGCGCTGGTGCTGCGCCACGGCGACGGCAACCGGGTCGAGGACAACGTGTTCCTGGGCGGCGGCAAGCCGCATACCGGCGGCGTGCGCGTCATCAACCGCCGCCAGACCGTGCGCAACAACCATTTCGAAGGCCTGCGCGGCGACGGTTTCGCCTCCGCGCTCAGCGTGATGTACGGCGTGCCGAATTCGCCGATCAACCGTTACACGCAGGTCGACGGCGCGGTCATCGAAGGCAATACCTTCGTCGACGTGGACAGCATCCTGCTCGGCGCCGGCAAAGACGAGGAACGCTCGCTGGCGCCGGCGAACAGCCGCTTCGAAAAGAATCTGATCGTCGGCAAGGAAGATCCGTTGCGGGTGCTGGGCGATATGTCCGGTGTCGCCGTCGGCGGCAATAGGCATTGCGCACGGAGTACGCACAACCCCTCTCCCACCGGGAGAGGGGTTGGGGTGAGGATACGGCGAAGGGACGATGTAACCGATTGCGTGCCGATCGAGGCTTCCCGTTTTGCAATGCAATCGGAAGCGGCCAGCGCTTCGCCGCACCCTCATCCGGCGCTGCGCGCCACCTTCTCTCGAGGGGAAAAGCCTGCTGCAGCCGATGTCGGTGCTCGCGACTCGAAGCCGATTCCGCGCGAGGACGTCGGCGTGCCCTGGTATCCGAAAGAAGCGGCAACCGCTGGCTTCGACACGGGTGCGGTGCGCCAAGCCGCGCCGGGCGAGGACACCCTGTCGCAAGCCGTCGCGTCGGCGTCCGCCGGCGACCGCATCGTGCTGGCGCCCGGGCGCTATCGGGTCAACGAAGTGCTGCCGGTCGCGCATGCGCTCACCGTGGCCGGGCCGGCGCGCGGCGTGGCGACCATCGCCTTTTCCCGTTCGGTGCTGTTCGAAATCGCGCGCGGCGGCAGCTTGAAGCTGGATAGGCTGACCGTCACCGGCGAGGACGCGCCGGACCAGGCGGGCAATGCGGTGATCCGCACGCGGCCTGGTTCGGGCGCAGCGAATTACGCATTGCTGCTGGAGGACGTGAAGATCGACGGCTTGACGGTGAACCGCGCATTCGACGTCATCGCGCTGGGCAAGGACACGCTGGCCGATGCGGTGACGCTGCGCGGGGTCGAAGTGGACGGCATCACCGGTTCGGTGCTGGCCGCCGCGTCCGAGACCGACGACCGCGGCACGTACAACGCCGAACGGGTGACGATCGAGGATTCGCGTTTCTCGCGGATCGGCGGCCCGGCAGTGGATCTGTACCGCGGCGGCACCGACGAAAGCACTTTCGGGCCCGAACTGCGCATCGCCCGCTCGCAATTCGATCGCGTCGGCGGCGCCGATGCGCCGAGTCTGCGCCTGCACGGCGTGCAGCGCGCCGAACTCGTCGGCAACGAATTCAAGCGCAGCGGCGCGGTGCGTTTCGTGCGGACGGTCGGCGAGCCGATGCTGCTCGCAGGCGGCAATCGCTTCACGGACACGCCCGGCATAGCATCGGACGTGCCGGTGGGAGCGGCGCAATGA
- a CDS encoding oligoalginate lyase, with amino-acid sequence MKRIVVWLALALALAFAANAQPPAAQDGTQPVLVDGRDWQRMRAEGAHAPMFAAEQARVERMVRAAMAQGVVVPVPKDPGGGYTHEQHKRNYLALQGAGALYRLTGDRAYADFARDMLLEYARLYPTLGPHPARRGEQTSGRLFWQQLNDSVWLAHAIQGYDAIRDTLTAADRDRVDEDVFRRMARFLSEESPERFDAIHNHATWATAGVGMTGYVLRDRDLVDRALLGLAKDGRAGFLAQVDRLFSPDGYYAEGPYYQRYALAPFVIFAGAIQRNDPQRGIFKRKDGVLLKAVDTLVQTSYAGYFFPINDAMPDKGLDTEELVAGIAIAYAQTQDARLLSVAQRQGRTVLTPEGLRVAEGVAEKLAKPFAFRPLMLRDGADGDRGGLAILRMDDGHPDDEHGQALVMKNTSQGMGHGHFDKLNWLFYDNGRAVVTDYGAARFLNVEAKSGGTYLPENNSWAKQTVAHNTLVVDERSHFDGDWKRGEAYAPEPLLFDAKADTQIASARMRDAYDGVTFTRTLALVRHPDLLFPAAVDLLRVEGAAPARYDLPLHFNGHIMSVGFQAQRHDAVRPVLGARAGYQHLWVDAESAASTEVRSLAWLLGGRFYTYRFGASAPSRAWLVESGANDPDFNLRREPALIQRVDGAADATFFGVLEPHGEYNGTAEYVRGADSRIAGIAHVRGGDASIVVLRLTSGSALALAVADDPASDRAHRIVANGRTYEWKGAWARFDSPAAQSARPGPPDTKESP; translated from the coding sequence ATGAAGCGGATCGTCGTCTGGTTGGCGCTGGCGCTGGCGCTGGCGTTCGCCGCCAATGCGCAGCCACCCGCGGCGCAGGACGGAACACAGCCGGTGCTGGTCGACGGGCGCGACTGGCAGCGCATGCGCGCCGAAGGCGCGCATGCGCCGATGTTCGCCGCCGAGCAGGCGCGGGTGGAGCGCATGGTGCGCGCGGCGATGGCGCAAGGCGTAGTCGTACCGGTGCCCAAGGATCCCGGCGGCGGCTATACGCACGAACAGCACAAGCGCAACTACCTGGCGCTGCAGGGCGCCGGCGCGCTCTATCGGCTGACCGGCGATCGCGCCTATGCCGATTTCGCGCGCGACATGCTGCTGGAGTACGCGCGCCTGTATCCGACGCTGGGCCCGCATCCGGCGCGCCGCGGCGAGCAAACGTCCGGGCGCCTGTTCTGGCAGCAGCTCAACGATTCGGTGTGGCTGGCGCACGCGATCCAGGGCTACGACGCGATCCGCGACACGCTGACGGCCGCCGACCGCGATCGCGTCGACGAAGACGTGTTCCGGCGGATGGCGCGGTTCCTTTCCGAAGAGAGCCCCGAGCGCTTCGACGCCATCCACAACCACGCGACGTGGGCGACGGCCGGCGTCGGCATGACCGGCTACGTATTGCGCGACCGCGACCTGGTCGACAGGGCGCTGCTCGGCTTGGCGAAAGACGGGCGCGCCGGCTTCCTGGCGCAAGTCGACCGGTTGTTCTCGCCCGACGGCTATTACGCGGAAGGTCCGTATTACCAGCGCTATGCGCTGGCGCCGTTCGTGATCTTCGCCGGCGCGATCCAGCGCAACGATCCGCAACGCGGCATCTTCAAGCGCAAGGACGGCGTGCTGCTCAAAGCGGTCGATACCTTGGTGCAGACCAGCTACGCCGGCTATTTCTTCCCGATCAACGACGCCATGCCCGACAAGGGCCTGGACACCGAGGAGCTGGTCGCGGGCATCGCCATCGCCTATGCGCAGACGCAGGATGCGCGCCTGCTGTCGGTCGCGCAGCGGCAGGGCCGCACAGTGCTCACGCCCGAAGGCCTGCGGGTGGCCGAGGGCGTCGCCGAAAAACTCGCCAAGCCTTTCGCGTTCCGCCCGCTCATGCTGCGCGACGGCGCGGACGGCGACCGCGGCGGCCTCGCGATCCTGCGCATGGACGACGGGCATCCCGACGACGAGCATGGCCAGGCGCTGGTGATGAAAAACACCTCGCAAGGCATGGGCCACGGCCATTTCGACAAGCTGAACTGGCTGTTCTACGACAACGGCCGGGCGGTGGTCACCGACTACGGCGCAGCGCGCTTCCTCAACGTCGAAGCCAAGTCCGGCGGGACCTACCTGCCGGAAAACAACAGCTGGGCGAAGCAGACCGTCGCGCACAATACGCTGGTCGTGGACGAACGCAGCCATTTCGACGGCGATTGGAAGCGCGGCGAAGCATATGCGCCCGAACCGCTGCTATTCGATGCGAAGGCGGATACGCAAATCGCTTCCGCACGCATGCGCGACGCCTACGACGGCGTGACGTTCACCCGCACGCTGGCGCTGGTCCGGCATCCGGACCTGCTGTTTCCCGCGGCCGTCGATCTGTTGCGGGTGGAAGGCGCCGCACCGGCGCGCTACGACCTGCCATTGCATTTTAATGGCCACATCATGAGCGTCGGTTTCCAGGCGCAGCGCCACGACGCCGTCCGCCCGGTGCTGGGCGCGCGCGCCGGCTACCAGCACCTGTGGGTGGATGCCGAAAGCGCCGCTTCCACCGAAGTCCGCTCGCTGGCGTGGCTGCTGGGCGGCCGCTTCTACACCTATCGTTTCGGCGCCAGCGCGCCGAGCCGCGCATGGCTGGTGGAAAGCGGCGCCAACGATCCGGATTTCAATCTGCGCCGCGAACCGGCGCTGATCCAGCGCGTGGACGGCGCCGCCGACGCGACCTTTTTCGGCGTGCTCGAGCCGCACGGCGAATACAACGGCACCGCCGAATACGTGCGCGGCGCGGACAGCCGTATCGCGGGCATCGCGCATGTCCGCGGCGGCGACGCATCGATCGTCGTGCTCCGCTTGACTTCCGGCAGCGCGCTCGCGCTGGCGGTGGCCGACGATCCCGCTTCCGACCGCGCGCATCGGATCGTCGCGAACGGCCGGACCTACGAATGGAAGGGCGCCTGGGCGCGCTTCGACAGCCCGGCCGCGCAGTCCGCGCGTCCCGGCCCGCCCGACACGAAGGAAAGCCCATGA